One stretch of Spirochaetaceae bacterium DNA includes these proteins:
- a CDS encoding AAA family ATPase, which yields MWIRQISVRHFAGIRCAEVSFDHGLNVLYGPNEIGKSTLVDAMRAGLLLLHGATAARDFEDWHTDQPPRVALTFETEPQRIWRVRKSFGKGADGSSYLEFSRDGKTFTQEAKGRQVDGRIRELLRWGLRPPGGKGSPKGFSESFLATTLLADQREVAAVLDRSLDDDADESGKGQLTAALQALVQDPVFRTVVARTQERVDEAFTGTGQRSRRRGSPWINLRDQRQAADQRRTEIRRRVTESDDARTRVKKFSDELDEARSQLDNARRHHKRIDMAWDRQQARDTAGTEIAKAERERDRIQGLHADLDQANRELSAAKEAVSAADKGMEQAAETERRERACLQTARDRLAELESGDARQKRTIRTQEIENLRLKNRNRRTEVEQVKAEASGVRDLEAAAQRLRADLAARSREITAARSRVQQAQEQDRKDAAEISRVTERTLALKLLASRRQLAEIDESVRRARNLRAAARAKSERAEALRASIEDLSLPDSEQLEKLRALQTDLRVAEEALQVGVSVEITPARPLSVTTRADDGPSRTDDLTRPVAVEAAARLRVELEGVGQIEIQGGRRDSRRRASRLRTQWADATTGLFQRLDVDNLDEVFAKCRTGENKLAEADRLAREAEQEHERAAAAAYEDAFITERERERERLERQLGAHLGERDLEEFVRQCASGDGADTDIADTAALEEKLESIRADRDRRTGLIADLGRQVSRAEGSIESSRQELDKQEAALEDQRKALDDGWESALAQVEAELDTLREEDRNLGKELATLETGAGNEIEQARTRVRERSQRLAVAESRSTRCRETVESAREARDRLTGRVDERAALVQREDLAAAHAHLEAVRARFAELPVPERGVTERDREQAGEAVRLLAEECNARQAELQKAEGALQQVGGHSVQEQLEQADEAVKAIDRREGEVEIEYGAWKLLLETLREAEAEDAVHLGKALVEPVSRRVSELTGGAYGEVSIAPTLSTESIEAAGSERELSRLSVGTRDQLATVLRLTIAEKLGSTVVLDDQLVQSDPSRMRWLYEFMVQCAREFQILVLTCHPDRYDPADGPAVRSIDLTKHVERTRS from the coding sequence ATGTGGATCAGGCAGATCTCCGTACGGCACTTCGCCGGAATACGCTGCGCCGAAGTCTCTTTCGATCACGGACTCAACGTCCTGTACGGACCGAACGAGATCGGCAAGTCGACGCTCGTGGACGCCATGCGTGCCGGGCTGCTGCTGCTGCACGGCGCAACGGCCGCCCGCGACTTCGAGGACTGGCATACCGATCAACCCCCGCGGGTGGCACTGACGTTCGAGACCGAGCCACAGCGCATCTGGCGCGTGCGCAAGAGCTTCGGCAAGGGGGCGGATGGCTCGAGCTACCTGGAGTTCTCGCGTGACGGCAAGACCTTCACTCAGGAGGCCAAGGGGCGCCAGGTAGACGGCCGGATTCGAGAGCTGCTGCGCTGGGGCCTGCGACCACCAGGCGGCAAAGGGAGCCCCAAGGGTTTCTCCGAGTCGTTCCTGGCGACCACCCTGCTGGCCGATCAGCGTGAAGTCGCCGCCGTGCTCGACCGGAGTCTCGACGATGACGCCGACGAGTCAGGGAAAGGACAGCTTACCGCGGCGCTGCAGGCGCTGGTCCAGGACCCGGTGTTCCGAACCGTTGTCGCCCGCACCCAGGAGCGCGTTGACGAGGCATTCACGGGTACTGGGCAACGGAGCCGGCGTCGAGGATCGCCATGGATCAACCTTCGCGACCAGCGTCAGGCCGCCGACCAGCGGCGAACCGAGATTCGCCGCCGCGTTACCGAGAGTGACGATGCCCGAACACGGGTCAAGAAATTCAGCGACGAACTCGACGAAGCCCGCAGCCAGCTCGACAACGCGCGTCGACATCACAAGCGGATCGACATGGCCTGGGATCGACAGCAGGCGAGAGACACTGCCGGCACCGAAATCGCCAAGGCAGAACGCGAACGAGACCGCATCCAGGGTCTTCATGCCGACCTGGACCAGGCCAATCGGGAACTGTCGGCTGCCAAGGAAGCGGTCAGCGCGGCCGACAAGGGCATGGAACAGGCGGCCGAAACAGAACGGCGCGAACGCGCCTGCCTCCAAACCGCCCGCGATCGCCTGGCCGAGTTGGAGAGTGGCGACGCGCGGCAGAAGCGAACTATCCGCACGCAGGAGATCGAGAATCTCCGGCTCAAGAACAGGAACCGGCGAACGGAGGTCGAGCAGGTCAAGGCGGAGGCCTCCGGAGTTCGAGACCTGGAGGCCGCGGCGCAGCGGCTGCGCGCGGACTTGGCGGCCAGGTCACGGGAGATAACCGCGGCCAGGTCGCGCGTGCAACAGGCGCAAGAACAGGACCGCAAGGACGCCGCTGAAATCAGTCGCGTTACCGAACGTACCCTGGCTCTGAAGCTGCTGGCGTCACGCAGGCAGCTTGCCGAGATCGACGAGTCGGTCCGGCGCGCGAGGAATCTGCGTGCAGCGGCGCGGGCGAAATCGGAGCGTGCGGAGGCGCTGCGCGCGTCGATCGAGGATCTCTCCTTGCCGGACTCCGAACAGTTGGAAAAACTGCGCGCGTTGCAGACGGATCTCCGGGTTGCGGAAGAGGCCCTGCAGGTGGGAGTGTCGGTCGAGATCACACCTGCCCGCCCGCTGTCCGTCACGACCCGCGCCGACGACGGACCGTCCCGGACGGACGACCTGACTCGGCCTGTTGCGGTCGAAGCGGCCGCGCGTCTCCGTGTGGAGCTGGAGGGTGTCGGGCAGATCGAGATTCAGGGCGGGCGACGCGATTCCCGCCGGCGAGCTTCGCGGCTGCGAACGCAGTGGGCCGACGCGACCACCGGGCTGTTCCAACGCCTCGACGTCGACAACCTGGACGAGGTTTTCGCGAAGTGCCGCACGGGCGAGAACAAGCTGGCCGAGGCTGACCGTCTGGCCCGCGAAGCGGAGCAGGAACACGAGCGCGCCGCGGCCGCCGCGTATGAAGACGCATTCATAACCGAGCGCGAGCGGGAGCGGGAACGACTCGAACGCCAACTTGGTGCCCATCTTGGCGAGCGGGACCTGGAGGAGTTCGTTCGTCAGTGCGCGTCCGGCGACGGCGCCGACACCGACATTGCCGACACGGCCGCGCTGGAAGAGAAGCTGGAATCCATTCGCGCCGATCGCGATCGCAGAACCGGACTGATCGCCGACCTTGGACGGCAAGTGTCCAGGGCCGAGGGAAGCATCGAGTCCAGCCGGCAGGAGCTGGACAAGCAGGAAGCCGCGCTCGAAGACCAACGGAAGGCTCTCGACGACGGCTGGGAGTCGGCTCTGGCGCAGGTGGAAGCGGAACTCGACACCCTGAGGGAAGAGGACCGGAACCTGGGCAAGGAGCTCGCAACGCTGGAGACCGGGGCCGGCAACGAAATCGAACAAGCCCGAACCAGGGTACGGGAGCGCTCGCAGCGGCTGGCGGTTGCCGAGTCGCGCAGCACCAGGTGCAGAGAGACGGTCGAATCGGCGCGCGAGGCACGCGACCGGCTGACCGGTAGGGTCGATGAGCGCGCCGCTCTGGTGCAGCGCGAAGATCTCGCCGCGGCACACGCTCACCTCGAGGCTGTCCGCGCCAGGTTCGCAGAACTGCCCGTACCGGAGAGGGGAGTCACCGAACGGGACCGCGAGCAGGCAGGGGAAGCCGTACGGCTCCTGGCCGAAGAATGCAACGCTCGGCAGGCCGAGTTGCAGAAGGCGGAAGGCGCGCTGCAACAGGTTGGGGGTCATTCCGTCCAGGAGCAACTCGAACAGGCGGACGAGGCCGTGAAGGCCATCGACCGCCGCGAGGGCGAGGTTGAAATCGAATATGGCGCCTGGAAGCTGCTGCTCGAAACGCTGCGCGAGGCCGAGGCCGAAGATGCCGTGCACCTCGGCAAGGCGCTCGTCGAACCGGTGTCGCGGCGCGTCTCCGAACTGACCGGTGGCGCGTACGGCGAGGTGTCGATCGCGCCGACGCTTTCGACTGAGAGTATCGAGGCCGCCGGCAGCGAGCGGGAGTTGTCGAGGTTGTCGGTCGGGACCCGCGATCAGCTTGCCACCGTGCTGCGGCTCACCATCGCGGAGAAGCTCGGCAGCACCGTCGTTCTGGACGACCAGCTCGTGCAGAGCGACCCATCACGCATGCGCTGGCTGTACGAGTTCATGGTGCAGTGCGCCAGGGAGTTTCAGATTCTCGTGCTCACCTGCCACCCCGACCGGTATGATCCGGCAGATGGACCCGCGGTGCGCTCGATCGACCTCACCAAACACGTCGAGCGTACGCGATCGTAG
- a CDS encoding DNA repair exonuclease — protein sequence MALKLLHTADWHLGLRFPAVTPEQEKRLTRARLEVVGRILDLAESRGVDAVLCAGDLFDEPRPDREWWQGLLSEFGRRSWTRPVILLPGNHDPLTPNSIYAPGNPFRRGLPGYVHVVDSDEFELPLGSAAVVYARPCRSRAGQTGLAASLPARAVGDERIRIGLIHGQTFDLEDHQTTFPIERNAAVERGLDYLAIGDTHGYRDVEPDAKAPTIYPGAPEATRFGENDSGHVAVVFFPRDRARRALVNKEAVAAWSWREETCRSLAELRRLRDDNMRKTVLRLTLDMRLPLHEYDEAVRVLTELEGSLSSHPRVGVLIADRSRLRLDAADSSQFTDDLPEVLRSVVRRLSERAADEPEAERALHHLYGLVREP from the coding sequence GTGGCACTCAAGTTACTGCACACCGCCGACTGGCATCTCGGCTTGCGATTCCCCGCGGTGACGCCGGAGCAGGAGAAACGATTGACGCGGGCGCGCCTCGAAGTGGTGGGGCGGATTCTCGACCTCGCCGAGAGCCGTGGAGTAGACGCGGTTCTGTGCGCGGGCGATCTGTTCGACGAGCCGCGACCGGACCGGGAATGGTGGCAAGGACTGCTGTCCGAATTCGGGCGCAGGTCGTGGACGCGGCCGGTCATCCTGCTGCCGGGGAACCACGACCCGTTGACGCCGAACTCGATCTATGCCCCGGGAAATCCGTTCCGGCGCGGACTGCCCGGCTACGTGCACGTGGTCGATTCCGATGAGTTCGAGTTGCCGCTCGGGTCTGCCGCGGTCGTGTATGCGAGGCCGTGTCGTTCGCGTGCGGGTCAGACCGGTTTGGCGGCCAGCCTTCCGGCGCGCGCCGTTGGCGATGAGCGGATTCGCATCGGGCTCATTCACGGCCAGACCTTCGACCTCGAGGACCACCAGACCACGTTCCCGATAGAACGGAACGCCGCGGTGGAGCGCGGACTCGACTATCTCGCGATCGGCGACACGCACGGCTATCGCGATGTGGAGCCGGATGCCAAGGCTCCGACCATCTATCCGGGAGCACCCGAAGCAACCAGATTCGGGGAGAACGACTCCGGCCACGTCGCCGTGGTGTTCTTTCCGCGCGACCGGGCGCGGCGGGCCCTGGTCAACAAAGAAGCGGTCGCGGCCTGGTCGTGGCGGGAAGAGACCTGCCGTTCCCTCGCGGAGCTGCGGCGATTGCGGGACGACAACATGAGAAAGACCGTGCTCAGGCTCACGCTCGATATGCGACTGCCACTGCACGAATACGACGAGGCCGTTCGTGTGCTGACGGAGTTGGAGGGGTCGCTGTCGTCGCATCCGAGGGTCGGGGTGCTGATCGCCGACCGGAGTCGGCTGCGACTCGACGCGGCCGACTCGTCGCAGTTCACGGACGACTTGCCAGAGGTGCTCCGGTCCGTCGTCCGGCGGCTGAGCGAGCGCGCGGCGGACGAGCCGGAGGCCGAGCGCGCCCTCCATCATCTCTACGGTTTGGTCCGGGAACCGTAA